One window from the genome of Salisaeta longa DSM 21114 encodes:
- a CDS encoding TolB-like translocation protein, producing MRWVFLLLLLCASAAPVHAQSATSLASATYGTIYRPSAVHYRVLPYGAYNIIYQRGYEAAAYRFGRILTKSAAVTDSIVGPHLAPRVRMPVVLNGYNDRSNGYVTPLPFKQEIEIPSIQGSPIPLRYSSWPAAVAPHEQVHAAHAEINAPVGVGSVVRWLGPDWARAYNLSVPNGWTEGLAVYRESMFEAGAGRLNEPLFTARFWAKMASEDPWSVTQFLESPTYTQPFDRHYLAGSFMMRHLARRNDTAWPEVFWDAAAFQNRMPFLGTGVTLWHATGDRPYVLEDSLQTVYTQAAAERLERLGPFTARTVIDGKRGLNYRRPYWLDNRTLVAYARGYDVRPGFYRIDARTGARSRINAEAITGDYAYRLSADSSALLASRYVPDPIVPTQAIADAYRLDVSTGRAQRLTNGARVFAPVDAPNGARWAIQTDGSYTQWVRITAGGVTPLTDFVNSRFQQIAPAPHSDRVAVLLNVKGDQRIYHGRVTGDRATLRPWIGFADAVIYDVAWGPAGRYLLFSSDAQRDVVNAYAFDTQTETCYRLTNVPYVAREPALSPDGQTLAYVEYRNERRVLVRQPFNIEEATPVPSVQVGKAAGLPRLRRTPLDDPPPQATVGSATDYQPLQHLAPRLIEPIVRFGEDSVVEEALNEDSFDSALGLGVGVGIAGADPLQQVAYSAESYVQNGRLWGEARVETGAWALRPRLFAYNRPFATPVQLQSSSALLTVPAVAEEFGVGAGLRLPITLQSNVYQSVLNLGVDAEYSGVRLRDVDEPPFVQLRDETTPFTTRLMVEPRATLGLRLQQNPRDLIPNTGVVLSSSATLEAWSETAARHALITEARVYLPWLRAINGGLALEGGLLTQNRGGIYDLDTFVPRAFSERLFLGSGTFVRLGAEYVQPFAFIDDGFSLFPLYFEALYGYAFGQTLRGVGDASFFAQALPQPIAQAHSVGGGLGLEFRFFYVFNIDLRLGVAYRSTDQDYSFVGR from the coding sequence ATGCGCTGGGTTTTTCTGCTGCTCCTCCTCTGCGCGTCGGCCGCGCCGGTCCACGCGCAGTCAGCCACCTCGCTGGCGTCTGCAACCTACGGCACCATCTACCGCCCCTCCGCCGTCCACTACCGGGTATTGCCGTACGGCGCGTACAACATCATCTACCAGCGCGGCTACGAAGCGGCCGCGTACCGGTTTGGGCGCATCCTCACGAAAAGCGCCGCCGTCACCGACTCCATCGTGGGCCCGCACCTGGCCCCGCGCGTGCGGATGCCGGTGGTGCTCAATGGCTACAACGACCGCTCAAACGGCTACGTGACGCCGCTTCCATTTAAGCAGGAGATTGAAATTCCCAGCATTCAGGGCAGCCCCATCCCGCTGCGCTATTCGTCGTGGCCCGCGGCGGTCGCGCCCCACGAGCAGGTGCACGCCGCTCATGCCGAGATCAACGCGCCCGTGGGCGTGGGCTCGGTGGTGCGCTGGCTGGGCCCCGACTGGGCGCGGGCGTACAACCTCTCGGTGCCCAACGGATGGACCGAGGGCCTGGCGGTGTACCGCGAAAGCATGTTTGAGGCGGGCGCCGGACGCCTCAACGAGCCGCTCTTTACCGCCCGCTTTTGGGCAAAGATGGCCTCGGAGGATCCGTGGAGCGTCACCCAATTTCTGGAATCGCCGACTTACACCCAACCGTTCGACCGCCATTACCTGGCCGGCAGCTTCATGATGCGCCACCTGGCCCGGCGTAACGATACGGCGTGGCCCGAGGTCTTTTGGGACGCGGCCGCCTTCCAAAACCGCATGCCATTTCTGGGAACCGGCGTGACGCTGTGGCACGCCACCGGCGACCGGCCCTACGTGCTGGAGGATTCGCTGCAGACGGTGTACACGCAGGCGGCGGCCGAGCGGCTGGAACGCCTCGGCCCGTTTACCGCGCGCACCGTCATCGACGGCAAGCGAGGGCTGAACTACCGGCGGCCGTACTGGCTGGACAACCGCACGCTGGTGGCTTACGCCCGCGGGTACGATGTGCGCCCCGGGTTTTACCGCATCGACGCCCGCACCGGCGCCCGCTCGCGCATCAACGCCGAAGCCATCACCGGCGACTACGCCTACCGCCTGTCGGCCGACTCCTCGGCGCTGCTCGCCAGCCGCTACGTGCCCGACCCGATTGTGCCCACGCAAGCGATTGCAGACGCCTACCGCCTCGATGTGTCCACGGGCCGCGCGCAGCGCCTCACCAACGGCGCCCGCGTCTTTGCGCCCGTCGATGCCCCCAACGGCGCCCGCTGGGCCATCCAAACGGACGGTTCGTACACGCAGTGGGTGCGCATCACCGCGGGCGGCGTGACGCCGCTCACCGATTTTGTCAACAGCCGCTTTCAGCAGATCGCCCCCGCCCCGCACAGCGACCGCGTGGCCGTGCTGCTCAACGTGAAGGGCGATCAGCGCATCTACCACGGGCGCGTCACCGGCGACCGCGCCACCCTGCGGCCCTGGATCGGCTTTGCCGACGCGGTGATCTACGATGTGGCCTGGGGCCCCGCAGGCCGCTACCTGCTCTTCTCGTCCGATGCGCAACGCGACGTCGTGAACGCGTACGCCTTCGACACCCAAACGGAGACCTGCTACCGGCTTACCAACGTGCCGTACGTTGCCCGCGAGCCCGCGCTCTCGCCCGACGGCCAGACGTTGGCGTATGTGGAGTACCGCAACGAGCGCCGCGTGCTGGTGCGGCAGCCGTTCAACATCGAGGAGGCCACGCCCGTGCCATCGGTGCAGGTGGGCAAAGCCGCGGGCCTTCCGCGCCTGCGGCGCACCCCGCTCGATGACCCGCCGCCCCAAGCAACGGTCGGATCGGCCACCGACTACCAACCGCTTCAGCACCTGGCCCCGCGTCTCATTGAACCCATCGTGCGGTTTGGCGAGGACAGCGTTGTCGAGGAAGCCCTGAACGAGGATAGCTTCGACAGCGCGCTGGGCTTGGGCGTTGGCGTTGGCATTGCGGGGGCCGATCCCCTGCAGCAGGTGGCCTACAGCGCTGAAAGCTATGTCCAGAACGGCCGCCTCTGGGGCGAAGCCCGCGTAGAAACCGGAGCCTGGGCGCTGCGGCCGCGCCTGTTTGCCTACAACCGGCCGTTCGCAACGCCCGTGCAACTCCAATCCAGCAGCGCGCTCCTAACGGTGCCCGCGGTGGCCGAGGAGTTTGGCGTTGGCGCCGGCCTGCGGCTGCCCATCACGCTGCAATCCAACGTGTACCAATCGGTGCTCAACCTGGGGGTCGACGCCGAGTACAGTGGCGTGCGCCTCCGGGATGTCGACGAGCCGCCGTTCGTGCAGCTGCGCGACGAGACGACGCCGTTCACCACCCGCCTGATGGTGGAGCCGCGCGCCACGCTGGGCCTGCGCCTGCAGCAAAACCCGCGCGACCTGATTCCGAACACCGGCGTGGTGCTTAGCAGCAGCGCCACCCTCGAAGCCTGGTCCGAGACCGCCGCCCGGCACGCGCTTATCACCGAAGCGCGCGTGTACCTGCCGTGGCTGCGCGCCATCAACGGCGGACTGGCGCTTGAGGGCGGGCTGCTCACCCAAAACCGCGGCGGCATCTACGACCTCGACACGTTTGTGCCGCGCGCCTTCAGCGAGCGTCTGTTCCTGGGCAGCGGAACCTTTGTGCGCCTCGGGGCCGAGTACGTTCAGCCCTTCGCGTTTATCGACGACGGCTTCTCGCTCTTTCCGCTCTACTTCGAAGCGCTCTACGGCTACGCCTTTGGGCAAACCTTGCGCGGCGTGGGCGACGCGTCGTTTTTCGCACAAGCCCTCCCGCAGCCCATCGCGCAGGCCCATTCGGTGGGCGGTGGCCTGGGGCTGGAGTTCCGGTTCTTCTACGTCTTTAACATCGACTTGCGCCTGGGCGTCGCGTACCGCTCCACCGACCAGGACTATTCGTTCGTCGGCCGATAG
- a CDS encoding cell division ATP-binding protein FtsE — translation MPPSAVIDLNHVTLTYTLPNGTPKRVLNDVSLHLDRASMAYLIGPTGSGKSTILRMLYMDVFPETGTAKIGDYRSDMIDPGDVPMLRREIGVVFQDFQLLPDRSAYDNVAFALQVTGASRRDVKERTMKALGEVGLSHKRNHFPHELSGGEQQRVAIARAIANDPWVLLADEPTGNLDPVVANEIHKLLLGLHRQGMTLLMATHDYRLVKQFPARTLAIMNGQVVDVDPETL, via the coding sequence TTGCCGCCTTCCGCTGTGATCGACCTCAACCACGTTACGCTCACGTACACCCTGCCCAACGGCACCCCAAAGCGCGTCTTGAACGACGTGTCGCTGCACCTCGACCGGGCCTCGATGGCATACCTGATTGGCCCCACCGGCAGCGGCAAGAGCACCATCCTGCGCATGCTGTACATGGACGTGTTTCCGGAAACCGGCACGGCCAAAATCGGGGACTATCGCTCCGACATGATCGACCCGGGCGACGTACCGATGCTGCGCCGCGAGATTGGCGTCGTGTTTCAGGACTTTCAGCTGCTGCCCGACCGCAGCGCCTACGACAACGTGGCGTTTGCGCTGCAGGTGACGGGCGCGTCGCGCCGTGACGTGAAGGAGCGCACCATGAAGGCGCTGGGCGAGGTGGGCCTCAGCCACAAGCGCAACCACTTTCCGCATGAGTTGTCGGGCGGCGAGCAGCAGCGCGTGGCCATTGCCCGCGCCATTGCCAACGACCCGTGGGTGCTGCTCGCGGATGAGCCGACCGGCAACCTCGACCCCGTGGTGGCCAACGAGATCCACAAGCTGCTGCTGGGCCTGCACCGCCAGGGCATGACCCTGCTGATGGCCACGCACGACTACCGGCTCGTGAAGCAGTTTCCGGCACGTACGCTGGCCATCATGAACGGCCAGGTGGTGGATGTGGACCCCGAGACGCTGTAG